The sequence GCACAATCCCGGTCGATAAGAAAGATGCGCCAAAGCAGACATACACGCGTCCAACGATGGGTGTGCCTGCCAAGACCGGCAACGTGCCGGTCCGCCGGACGCCAACTGTTCGCGTAACCCGCGGCAAGCAAACCACCGAAGTACCAGTGGGGGGCAACTAAGATGGCTATCCGTAACGAATTCGCCAGCGTCCACGCCGGTAACACCCAAAGGGGCAAGTCAATGAAACGCCTGTTCGCAACCACGCTGCTCGCCAGCATCGCGATCACACCGCTTTCCGGTTTTGTAGCCGGCACAGCACACGCACAATCCGTTCGCAAGCCGGCTCAGGACCTCGTCCTGTCAATCGGCCGCGGCGAGCTGGTCACAGTGCCAGGATCGATGGCCGACATCTTCGTCGCCAATGATACCGTTGCTGATGTGCAGGTGAAATCGCAGCGTCAGCTGTATATCTTCGGCAAGGCCGGCGGTGAGACAACAGTCTACGCCAGCAACTCGTCCGGCGATATTATCTGGTCAGCCAACATCCGCGTGGGTTCGAACCTCGACAGTGTGGACCAGATGCTGAATCTGGCAATGCCTGAAGCGAAAGTTTCGGTTGCCACAATGGGCACGAATACCGTTCTCCTCACCGGCACCGTTGCCGCGCCGGAAGACGCAGCCGAGGCCGAGCGCCTTGTCTCCGCATTCGTCGGTGAACAAACCAATGTCATTAGCCGTTTGAAAATGGCAACGCCGCTGCAGGTTAATCTGCAAGTGCGCTTCGCTGAGGTCAGCCGGTCTTGGATCCGTGAAATCGGTTCCAACCTGGCAAGCTTCGATTCGACCGGCGGTTTCCGCTTCAGTGTCGGAACGGGCCGCGGCGCGTTCCCGCAATATAGCATCAACGGCAATGCCGGTAACGTTGCCGGTGTTGGCGGCGCTTGGGGCGGCGTCACCGAAGGATCAGAGGGCACAACCGTGGTCACTGCAAACAGCAGCGGCTCTACGATTGCTGGCCTTGGCCGGTTCCTAGGTCTCGATCTAGCCGGCGCGCTTGATCTGGCGGAACGGGATGGCTTGGTAACGACATTGTCGCAACCAAATTTGACCGCTCTTTCAGGTGAAACGGCCGACTTCCTTGCTGGCGGTGAATATCCGATTCCTGTCAGCCAGGGCCTCGGCACGACGTCGATCGAATATAAGAAGTTCGGTGTTAGCCTAGCTTACACGCCGACAGTCTTGGCCAATGGCCGGATTTCGATCCGCGTTCGTCCAGAAGTATCGGAGCTTTCAAGCCAGGGCGCAGTGACGCTCAACGGCTTCCAGGTTCCGGCACTGACAATTCGCCGCGCAGAAACGACCGTGGAACTTGGCTCTGGCCAAAGCTTCATGATCGCTGGTCTGATGTCCAACAATGCGCAGAACTCGATCGACAAGACCCCTGGTGTTGGCGATCTGCCGATCCTCGGCAATCTGTTCCGCTCGACGTCGTTCCGCAGGGGCGAAACCGAGCTGGTGATCGTGGTTACGCCGTATCTGGTGAACCCAGTCAATGCGAATGACATCAAGCTGCCAACCGACGGGTACAACGCCCCGACTGAATTCCAGCGCTCGATCCAGTTTATGGATCAAGACGGGGAAACAGGCGGCGACCGGCCCAAGCCCACAGCAGGTTCGAGCAATACGCCGAACCCAGAGGTGAGCACGGCAGATCAGGACGCAAACCGCCGGGCCGAAAATGAGCCCACAGACCGCAAAAAAGACCGTCAAGCGGCAGCTGAACCTGCCACTCCCGGCTTTAGCTTCTAATTGGAAAGGTGAACATCATGATCGCTCTAAAAACCAAAGCGGCGACCGCTCTCGCCATTTCAATGGGACTAGTCCTTAGTGGCTGCAACGGCGGGGCCAGCATGTCTGCCAACCGCGGCGTTAACAGTGTCAACCAGCCGGTTGTCGAACGCACCAATTACACACTCGACGTGCAATCCGGTGCCGGCGGCCTGCCGATCAGCGAACAGCGCCGTTTGGCAAGCTGGTTCGAAGCAATGGATCTTGGTTATGGTGACCGTATCGCCATCGACGATCCGATGGCTAGCGGTTCCACTGTAGAATCGGTTCAGGCACTCGCTTCACGCTATGGCCTCTTGGTCAGCGAAGGTGCGCCCGTAACAGCCGGTTATGTCGATCCGGGCTTTACCCGCGTTGTTGTGACTCGTTCGACCGCTTCGGTCCCGGGTTGTCCCGATTGGTCGAAGAAATCCGACCGCAATTACAGCAATAAGACCTCACCTGGTTACGGCTGTGCCATCAATGGCAACCTTGCCGCGATGGTCGCTGATCCGGAACATCTGATCAATGGTGCTGCAGGCACCGGCGAGACGGTCATCATGAGCTCGAACAAAGCCATCCAAACTTACCGCGACAAAGCACCAACCGGCGAGGGAGAACTCTCCCAGACCAGCTCCAGTGAAGGGGGTAGCTAATC comes from Altererythrobacter sp. ZODW24 and encodes:
- a CDS encoding type II and III secretion system protein family protein produces the protein MAIRNEFASVHAGNTQRGKSMKRLFATTLLASIAITPLSGFVAGTAHAQSVRKPAQDLVLSIGRGELVTVPGSMADIFVANDTVADVQVKSQRQLYIFGKAGGETTVYASNSSGDIIWSANIRVGSNLDSVDQMLNLAMPEAKVSVATMGTNTVLLTGTVAAPEDAAEAERLVSAFVGEQTNVISRLKMATPLQVNLQVRFAEVSRSWIREIGSNLASFDSTGGFRFSVGTGRGAFPQYSINGNAGNVAGVGGAWGGVTEGSEGTTVVTANSSGSTIAGLGRFLGLDLAGALDLAERDGLVTTLSQPNLTALSGETADFLAGGEYPIPVSQGLGTTSIEYKKFGVSLAYTPTVLANGRISIRVRPEVSELSSQGAVTLNGFQVPALTIRRAETTVELGSGQSFMIAGLMSNNAQNSIDKTPGVGDLPILGNLFRSTSFRRGETELVIVVTPYLVNPVNANDIKLPTDGYNAPTEFQRSIQFMDQDGETGGDRPKPTAGSSNTPNPEVSTADQDANRRAENEPTDRKKDRQAAAEPATPGFSF
- a CDS encoding CpaD family pilus assembly protein; amino-acid sequence: MIALKTKAATALAISMGLVLSGCNGGASMSANRGVNSVNQPVVERTNYTLDVQSGAGGLPISEQRRLASWFEAMDLGYGDRIAIDDPMASGSTVESVQALASRYGLLVSEGAPVTAGYVDPGFTRVVVTRSTASVPGCPDWSKKSDRNYSNKTSPGYGCAINGNLAAMVADPEHLINGAAGTGETVIMSSNKAIQTYRDKAPTGEGELSQTSSSEGGS